A genomic stretch from Lathyrus oleraceus cultivar Zhongwan6 chromosome 2, CAAS_Psat_ZW6_1.0, whole genome shotgun sequence includes:
- the LOC127122205 gene encoding uncharacterized protein LOC127122205 — protein MEIKIPLLEALEQMPTYAKFMNDIISKRRTTDTNPIVLTETCSAILQGMKIPIKKKDRGTATIPCTIGDRSFNKALIDLGATVSLMSLSIYKKLGIGVVQDTRMTLQFTDHSVKKPYGIVEDVLVKIDKFVFPVNFVILEMSEDEEILLILGRPFLETGRCMINIE, from the coding sequence ATGGAGATTAAAATTCCTTTGTTGGaggcacttgaacaaatgcctaCCTATGCCAAGTTCATGAATGACATCATTTCGAAGAGGCGTACCACCGACACTAACCCGATTGTtctaactgaaacttgtagtgctattttgcagggtatgaagattccgaTAAAGAAGAAGGATCGAGGAACTGCCACTATCCCGTGTACTATTGGAGATAGGTCATTCAACAAGGCTCTTATTGATCTGGGAGCTACTGTGAGTCTCATGTcgttatccatttacaagaagcTTGGTATAGGGGTTGTGCAAGATACCAGGATGACACTTCAATTCACCGATCATTCGGTCAAGAAACCGTATGGAATTGTCGAAGATGTTCTGGTGAAAATTGATAAGTTTGTATTTCCGGTGAATTTTGTAATTCTTGAAATGTCGGAAGATGAAGAGATCCTTCTCATTCTAGGGAGACCCTTTTTGGAGACGGGACGATGCATGATAAACATAGAATAA